A DNA window from Paralichthys olivaceus isolate ysfri-2021 chromosome 11, ASM2471397v2, whole genome shotgun sequence contains the following coding sequences:
- the rsf1a gene encoding remodeling and spacing factor 1 isoform X2, whose amino-acid sequence MAAPAVVRSSGPALCPSFAEVCSFLERYGATLDLPEMTFPQMERYLRDTTAVPKPLVELHVKLLRKLGRSVTTDRWEKYLAKVCQELNSTWAWELEQKGYQDMSMECKSSILKYLCECQFDDNLKFKMAVNEEDPEKMRLQPIGRDRQGLMYWLQLDHEQNIRLYTEEQDDLDGSTWQCIVRTRNDLAEALDLLKAQISPGLNQERDQNQAGSTVSRSNSPTEKGDEVTGSTDPEPSKSTEEPAESKKVDPINEEKPLTPVLKEEQMQSIKGENTDAEVKEKRTDHKPPLFDNRVSTITTIVKSESREADAPKNTVSVVMAPCTTVIKQEVNKEEEAGRAVVRSNQQAKIPLKKRELKLAESYQSSHLNNNNNSSSSSSSSSIIVCNPSVIQSKDSHGREGKLLNSVAPSCGLAMSQQQQLVVSASKQELTNGRASVLLPHKDGQNGVIGVIGQVGVIGHIGVIRSPSERHRAPGAEQQEPNGPSVEHWGSRVVEEEREVSRQSVLVRKGPVEGDTSVTTSSALRTPGKLPMTSLKSDQAPKAAEGEVDAVSISPLSQSTEEPKRQTTEDLCKINTEEPSEKTKTAHSSRHQKDDGVDEREERKGEVSGTEEGSKDYNEKSKSTLGKMEAESGGAVPPLKVEQRNEKDHQGDVVNDELAAQVRVKDAGLRSEGKQGPLEEASSELQKEGIRLKIKIPPHRRNKLRKGGKEEEKEREQEAQEEGRQLRRSARICRSSALPTCRPSSKAAESQRKKPQKKQALTPRTREEEEEEEDEEEDEEEQSSATKKDIKAEVAGQIRKRRGKRRHRRPRWSNIRSKRRKLNEGTEVEDRGRKREDEDSEGGSDSEESCKSEEIPSEDACSHCGLPNHPELILLCDSCDSGYHTACLRPPLMLIPDGEWFCPPCQHKLLCEKLEEQLQNLDSALKKRERAERRRERLVYVGISVENIIPEGDEEEEEKSTKKKDSKKSKNLGRRSTRTRKHISYRFDDFDDAIDEAIEEDITDLCAERSKDVTPILSEDRKESQRPIRSQARSVRSRKKRRLNDLESDSTAAESEDEFMLSNSSEDEDFGASGADDDEEEDEDGGSEVGSWDSATRPKRALRGVPKQRPSKIQRRGRKRQRRRRRHSSEEEEEESEEEIDSDQFSDMTDSETEKKRRGLRRGQRQQVNYRETSESSDNSKASANRNKVKPRGRPRKEHLSSDYSDVSHSSRDSAEEEDYEDEDDDDQRRRVNRRRKEEKDHWRNRMKEKRRRYRDEEDDRERGRRLKRKLLEKEEDKRRRLKRTDREEEDLEKMGRGKRREILSQQRRRRLAQMLKKRRPSTDDEDEDESEDSESSSEEDRPVRKRLNRIDSDDDDDDDDDEEEEEEGRQKVTTKKSSAAERRSDSDAQEKGRGRSLSPSNIHRTSRGPVKPGTGSSTVPRDNEASGRQGRHNGPLHPDQEEEDEEEEEEEEEGQTDSLNSVQNSPQS is encoded by the exons tCCCTAAACCCCTCGTGGAGCTTCACGTGAAGCTGCTCAGAAAACTTGGGAGGTCTGTAACGACAGACCGGTGGGAGAAGTACCTGGctaag GTTTGCCAGGAGCTGAACAGTACTTGGGCGTGGGAGCTGGAACAGAAGGGCTACCAGGATATGTCCATGGAGTGCAAGTCGAGCATCCTCAAA tatCTGTGCGAGTGTCAGTTTGATGACAACCTGAAGTTCAAGATGGCAGTTAATGAGGAGGACCCGGAGAAGATGCGTCTGCAGCCGATAGGTCGGGACCGACAGGGCCTGATGTACTGGCTTCAGTTGGACCACGAGCAGAACATCCGGCTGTACACGGAGGAGCAGGACGATCTGGACGGATCCACCTGGCAGTGCATTGTCAG GACTCGTAACGATCTGGCTGAGGCTCTGGACCTGTTGAAGGCTCAGATCAGTCCAGGCCTGAATCAGGAGCGGGACCAGAACCAGGCTGGATCCACTGTATCCAGGAGCAACAGCCCCACAGAGAAAG GGGATGAGGTAACAGGAAGTACTGACCCCGAACCCTCCAAGAGCACAGAGGAACCCGCTGAGAGCAAGAAGGTTGACCCCATAAATGAAGAGAAACCCCTCACACCAG TGCTAAAGGAGGAGCAGATGCAGTCAATCAAGGGGGAGAACACAGACGCTGAGGTAAAAGAAAAGAGGACGGACCACAAACCCCCTTTGTTCGATAATCGGGTcagcaccatcaccaccatTGTCAAATCTGAATCCAGGGAAGCAGACGCTCCCAAAAACACTGTGTCGGTTGTCATGGCACCATGCACAACTGTgataaaacaggaagttaacaaggaagaggaggcagggcGGGCCGTCGTCAGGAGCAACCAGCAGGCAAAGATACCACTGAAGAAGAGGGAGCTGAAGCTCGCAGAGAGCTACCAGAGCAGCcacctcaacaacaacaacaacagcagcagcagcagcagcagcagcagtattaTTGTGTGTAACCCCTCAGTGATCCAGAGCAAGGACAGTCATGGGAGAGAGGGCAAGTTACTGAACTCTGTAGCACCCTCTTGTGGTCTGGCtatgtcacagcagcagcagttagtGGTCAGTGCATCGAAGCAAGAACTGACGAATGGGAGAGCGTCTGTGCTCCTGCCCCACAAAGACGGACAGAATGGAGTCATAGGGGTCATAGGTCAAGTCGGTGTAATAGGTCATATAGGGGTCATTCGCAGTCCGTCTGAGCGTCACAGAGCCCCTGGCGCTGAGCAACAGGAACCAAATGGACCAAGTGTAGAGCACTGGGGCTCCAGAGTTGTGGAGGAAGAGCGGGAGGTGAGCCGGCAGTCAGTGCTGGTAAGGAAGGGACCTGTTGAAGGTGACACGTCGGTAACAACATCCTCCGCTCTTCGAACACCCGGAAAGCTGCCAATGACATCTTTAAAGTCTGATCAAGCGCCTAaagctgcagagggagaagtGGATGCTGTTAGCATTTCTCCACTGTCTCAGTCCACAGAGGAACCCAAGAGACAGACGACAGAAGAcctgtgtaaaataaacacagaggaacCGTCAGAGAAGACAAAAACTGCGCACAGCAGTCGTCACCAGAAAGATGATGGCGTGGacgagagggaggagaggaaaggagaagtGTCTGGGACAGAGGAAGGAAGTAAGGATTACAATGAAAAGAGTAAGAGCACTTTAGGGAAGATGGAGGCAGAATCAGGGGGCGCCGTTCCTCCTCTAAAAGTtgaacagagaaatgaaaaggacCACCAGGGAGACGTGGTCAATGATGAGCTGGCTGCCCAGGTCAGGGTTAAGGACGCTGGGCTGCGGTCAGAGGGGAAGCAGGGTCCCCTGGAGGAGGCATCCTCTGAGCTCCAGAAAGAAGGAATCAGGCtcaagattaagattcctcccCACAGGAGAAACAAGTTAAGGaaaggtggaaaagaggaggagaaagagagggagcaggaggccCAAGAGGAAGGGAGGCAGCTGAGGAGGTCTGCCAGGATTTGCAG ATCATCTGCTTTGCCAACCTGCAGGCCGAGCTCGAAGGCGGCGGAGAGCCAGAGAaagaaaccacaaaaaaaacaggcacTGACTCCCAGAACtagggaagaagaagaggaggaggaggatgaagaagaggatgaagaggagcagagctCAGCTACAAAGAAAGACATAAAAGCAGAAGTGGCCGGGCAAATTAGAAAACGAAGG GGAAAACGAAGGCATCGACGTCCCCGATGGTCCAACATTCGTTCGAAGAGACGTAAACTGAACGAGGGGACGGaggtggaggacagagggaggaaacgAGAAGATGAGGACAGCGAGGGAGGGAGCGACTCAGAAGAATCctgtaaatcagaggagattcCCAGTGAGGATGCCTGCAGTCACTGTGGCCTGCCCAACCACCCTGAGCTG ATCCTGCTGTGTGACTCTTGTGACAGTGGATACCACACCGCCTGTCTGCGTCCACCGCTCATGTTGATTCCAGATGGAGAGTGGTTCTGTCCGCCCTGTCAACAt AAACTGTTGTGTGAGaaactggaggagcagctgcagaatcTGGACAGTGCtctgaagaaaagagagagagccgagaggag GAGAGAGCGTCTGGTGTATGTGGGAATCAGTGTGGAGAACATCATTCCG GAGggagacgaggaagaggaggagaagtcaACAAAGAAGAAAGACTCCAAAAAGAGTAAAAATCTGGGCCGAAGATCGACCAGAACCAGGAAGCACATCAGCTACag GTTTGACGACTTTGACGATGCGATCGATGAGGCTATAGAGGAAGATATCACCGACCTCTGTGCTG AGCGCAGCAAAGACGTCACTCCCATCCTGTCAGAGGACAGGAAGGAGAGCCAGCGGCCAATCAGAAGCCAGGCTCGTTCTGTcaggagcaggaagaagaggaggctgaaTGACCTCGAGAGCGACAGCACGGCAGCTGAGAGTGAAGATGAGTTCATGCTCAGcaacag cTCAGAGGATGAAGACTTCGGTGCGTCTGGGGCAGAtgacgatgaggaggaagatgaagatggtGGCAGCGAGGTGGGCAGTTGGGACAGTGCGACCCGCCCCAAGCGGGCGTTAAGAGGGGTTCCCAAACAACGACCCAGCAAGATCCAACGTAGGGGGAGGAAACGACAAAGGCGGCGGCGAAGACACTCCtccgaggaagaggaggaagaaagtgaagaagaaataG ACTCCGATCAGTTCAGCGACATGACTGACAgcgaaactgaaaaaaagaggcGGGGCCTGAGGCGCGGCCAGCGGCAGCAGGTCAACTACCGCGAGACGTCCGAGTCGTCGGACAACTCCAAGGCCTCCGCCAACAGGAACAAGGTCAAACCACGCGGCCGGCCACGCAAGGAGCATCTCTCCAGCGACTACAGCGATG TGTCGCATTCTTCCAGAGACTCcgcggaggaggaggattatGAAGACGAAGACGACGACGACCAGAGACGGAGAgtgaacaggaggaggaaagaggagaaagaccaCTGGAGGAACAGAATGAAGGAAAAGCGGAGGAGATACAGAGACGAGGaagacgacagagagagagggaggcggcTGAAAAGGAAACtgttggagaaggaggaggacaagcGGAGGAGATtaaagaggacagacagagaagaggaggaccTGGAGAAGATGggcagaggaaagaggagagagattcTGTCACAGCAGCGGCGCAGGCGGCTCGCTCAGATGCTGAAGAAACGACGGCCTTCGACGGACgatgaggacgaggacgagTCTGAGGACTCTGAGTCATCGTCGGAGGAAGATCGCCCggtccgcaaaagactcaaccGCATCGACtcggatgatgatgatgatgacgacgatgatgaagaagaggaagaggagggaagacaGAAGGTGACGACCAAAAAGtcttcagcagcagagaggaggtcCGACAGCGATGCTCAGGAAAAGGGAAGGGGCCGTAGTTTGTCTCCGTCAAACATACACCGGACCTCCAGAGGCCCAGTGAAGCCCGGGACTGGAAGTTCCACAGTACCCAGGGACAATGAAGCTTCGGGCAGGCAGGGCAGGCACAACGGCCCCCTCCATCcagaccaggaggaggaggacgaagaggaggaggaggaggaggaggagggccaGACGGACTCATTAAACTCTGTCCAGAACAGTCCGCAGTCatga